A stretch of the Thermus thermophilus genome encodes the following:
- a CDS encoding diacylglycerol kinase — MGGVPPRPREDPRPLKGVLRSFGYAWEGLAYAWRVQRNFRVEVALGLFALGLGLWLGVDLVPILLVAALVLSLELVNTALEALTDLASPVYHPLAKRAKDTAAAAVFLASLFALGLGVYLFLPALWARFGLS; from the coding sequence TTGGGAGGGGTTCCGCCGCGTCCAAGAGAGGATCCTCGCCCTCTAAAAGGGGTTCTCCGGTCCTTCGGCTACGCGTGGGAGGGCCTCGCCTACGCCTGGCGGGTCCAGCGGAACTTCCGGGTGGAGGTGGCCTTGGGCCTCTTTGCCCTGGGGCTTGGCCTTTGGCTTGGGGTGGACCTCGTGCCCATCCTCCTCGTGGCCGCCCTGGTCCTTTCCTTGGAGCTTGTCAACACGGCCCTCGAGGCCCTCACCGACCTGGCAAGCCCCGTCTACCATCCCTTGGCCAAGCGGGCCAAGGACACCGCCGCGGCGGCCGTCTTCCTGGCGAGCCTTTTCGCCCTCGGCCTCGGGGTCTACCTCTTTCTCCCCGCCCTTTGGGCCCGGTTTGGGCTAAGCTAG
- a CDS encoding acyl-CoA mutase large subunit family protein, with the protein MRRKHDWLRETYKKSLEKIPERPVAHRTLSGIAPDPLYTPEDIGVLDPEYEEKRGFPGEFPYTRGVYGSMYRSKLWTMRMFAGFGTAEQTNERFKKLLKAGQTGLSVAFDLPTLMGYDSDHPLAKGEVGKCGVAVSSLADMEILFEGINLEEVTTSMTINSPANAIWAMYLAVAKKRGYDWKKLGGTIQNDILKEFIAQKEYIFPPEPSVKLVIDTFEWGPKNVPKWNFISVSGYHIREAGSTAVQELAWTLADGFEYVEAALKRGLDIDEFAPRISFFFDVHNDFFEEIAKFRAARRIWAKEMRYRYGAKNPQSWMLRTHAQTAGVSLTAQQPLNNIARVAIQALAAVLGGTNSLHTDAYDEALALPTEESATIALRTQQIIAYETGVTHTIDPLAGSYYVEWLTDEMERQAMEIIEEIRRMGGVVRAIEEGYFLRELAEASYRYQQEVERKERIIVGVNAFTDEIPLKVPIQLVDPEVERVQAERLAKVRRERDPKRVEEALQGLRRAAAEGQNTMPHFVECALAYCTLGEMMDVLREVYGTYQEPAYV; encoded by the coding sequence ATGCGCAGGAAGCACGACTGGCTCAGGGAGACCTATAAGAAGAGCCTGGAGAAGATCCCCGAGCGCCCCGTGGCCCACCGCACCCTCTCGGGCATCGCCCCCGACCCCCTCTACACCCCCGAGGACATCGGCGTCTTGGACCCCGAGTACGAGGAGAAGCGGGGCTTCCCCGGGGAGTTCCCCTACACCCGGGGGGTCTACGGCTCCATGTACCGGTCCAAGCTCTGGACCATGCGCATGTTCGCCGGCTTCGGCACCGCCGAGCAGACGAACGAGCGCTTCAAGAAGCTCCTGAAGGCGGGGCAGACGGGCCTCAGCGTGGCCTTTGACCTCCCCACCCTCATGGGCTACGACTCCGACCACCCCCTGGCCAAGGGGGAGGTGGGGAAGTGCGGGGTGGCGGTCTCTAGCCTCGCCGACATGGAGATCCTCTTTGAGGGGATCAACCTCGAGGAGGTCACCACCTCCATGACCATCAACAGCCCCGCCAACGCCATCTGGGCCATGTACCTGGCGGTGGCCAAGAAGCGGGGCTACGACTGGAAGAAGCTCGGGGGCACGATCCAGAACGACATCCTCAAGGAGTTCATCGCCCAGAAGGAGTACATCTTCCCCCCCGAGCCCAGCGTGAAGCTGGTCATTGACACCTTTGAGTGGGGGCCCAAGAACGTCCCCAAGTGGAACTTCATCTCCGTCTCCGGCTACCACATCCGGGAGGCGGGCTCCACCGCGGTGCAGGAGCTCGCCTGGACCCTGGCGGACGGGTTTGAGTACGTGGAGGCCGCCCTCAAGCGGGGGCTGGACATTGACGAGTTCGCCCCCCGCATCAGCTTCTTCTTTGACGTCCACAACGACTTCTTTGAGGAGATCGCCAAGTTCCGGGCGGCCCGGCGCATCTGGGCCAAGGAGATGCGCTACCGCTATGGGGCCAAGAACCCCCAAAGCTGGATGCTCCGCACCCACGCCCAGACCGCCGGGGTCTCCCTCACCGCGCAGCAGCCCCTGAACAACATCGCCCGGGTGGCCATCCAGGCCCTGGCGGCGGTCCTCGGCGGCACCAACAGCCTTCACACCGACGCCTACGACGAGGCCCTGGCCCTGCCCACGGAGGAGAGCGCCACCATCGCCCTGCGCACCCAGCAGATCATCGCCTACGAGACCGGGGTCACCCACACCATTGACCCCCTGGCGGGGAGCTACTACGTGGAGTGGCTCACCGACGAGATGGAGCGGCAGGCCATGGAGATCATTGAGGAGATCCGCCGCATGGGGGGCGTGGTGCGGGCCATTGAGGAGGGGTACTTCCTCCGGGAGCTCGCCGAGGCCAGCTACCGCTACCAGCAGGAGGTGGAGCGGAAGGAGCGGATCATCGTGGGGGTGAACGCCTTCACCGACGAGATCCCCCTGAAGGTGCCCATCCAGCTCGTGGACCCCGAGGTGGAAAGGGTCCAGGCGGAGCGCCTCGCCAAGGTGCGCCGGGAGCGCGACCCCAAGCGGGTGGAGGAGGCCCTTCAGGGCCTAAGGCGCGCTGCGGCAGAGGGGCAGAACACCATGCCCCACTTCGTGGAGTGCGCCCTGGCCTACTGCACCCTGGGGGAGATGATGGACGTGCTGCGGGAGGTCTACGGCACCTACCAGGAACCGGCCTACGTCTAA
- the lysS gene encoding lysine--tRNA ligase: protein MNDQTRQRLLNLEALVEAGFAPYPYRFPKTHSAEAILKAKRGAPPESEWPEEEVAVAGRLVALRRMGKVTFAHLLDETGRIQLYFQRDLTPKYELLKKLDVGDILGVRGHPFTTKTGEVTVKVLDWTPLVKSLHPLPDKWHGLRDKEVRYRQRYLDLIVNPEVREVFRRRSEIVRYIRRFFEAKGFLEVETPILQPTTGGAEARPFKTYHNALDHEFYLRISLELYLKRLLVGGYEKVFEIGRNFRNEGIDHNHNPEFTMLEAYWAYADYQDMAGLVEELLSGLVLHLFGSHEVPYQGRVLNFKPPFKRISFVEALKEKAGLPFDPLDLERLRLWADAHHPELSQVPNYKLLDKLFGIYVEPELQDPTFVFDFPLAISPLAKRHREKPGLVERWDLYAGGMELAPCYSELNDPLDQRERFLEQARRRKEGDEEAPEPDEDFLLALEYGMPPAAGLGLGIDRLAMLLTDQPSLRDVLLFPLLKPKKEAVEGGV, encoded by the coding sequence ATGAACGACCAGACCCGCCAGCGCCTGCTCAACCTGGAAGCCCTGGTGGAGGCGGGGTTTGCTCCCTACCCTTACCGCTTCCCCAAGACCCACAGCGCCGAGGCCATCCTCAAGGCCAAGCGGGGCGCCCCCCCCGAGTCCGAGTGGCCGGAGGAGGAGGTGGCCGTGGCCGGGCGCCTCGTGGCCTTGAGGCGCATGGGCAAGGTGACCTTCGCCCACCTCCTGGACGAGACGGGAAGGATCCAGCTCTACTTCCAGAGGGACCTCACGCCCAAGTACGAGCTCCTCAAGAAGCTGGACGTGGGGGACATCCTGGGGGTGAGGGGGCACCCCTTCACCACCAAGACGGGGGAGGTGACGGTCAAGGTCTTGGACTGGACGCCCCTGGTCAAGAGCCTCCACCCCCTCCCCGACAAGTGGCACGGCCTCCGGGACAAGGAGGTCCGCTACCGCCAGCGCTATCTGGACCTCATCGTCAACCCCGAGGTGCGGGAGGTCTTCCGCCGCCGCTCGGAGATCGTCCGCTACATCCGGCGCTTCTTTGAGGCCAAGGGGTTTTTGGAGGTGGAAACCCCCATCCTCCAGCCCACCACGGGCGGGGCGGAGGCCAGGCCCTTCAAGACCTACCACAACGCCCTAGACCACGAGTTTTACCTCCGCATCTCCCTGGAGCTCTACCTCAAGCGCCTCCTCGTCGGGGGGTACGAGAAGGTCTTTGAGATCGGGCGCAACTTCCGCAACGAGGGCATTGACCACAACCACAACCCCGAGTTCACCATGCTGGAGGCCTACTGGGCCTACGCCGACTACCAGGACATGGCGGGCCTGGTGGAGGAGCTCCTTTCGGGCCTCGTCCTCCACCTCTTCGGGAGCCACGAGGTCCCCTACCAGGGGCGGGTGCTGAACTTCAAGCCGCCCTTTAAGCGCATCTCCTTCGTGGAGGCCCTGAAGGAGAAGGCGGGCCTCCCCTTTGACCCCCTAGACCTGGAGCGCCTAAGGCTTTGGGCCGACGCCCACCACCCCGAGCTTTCCCAGGTGCCGAACTATAAGCTTCTGGACAAGCTTTTCGGCATCTACGTGGAGCCCGAGCTCCAGGACCCCACCTTCGTCTTTGACTTCCCCCTGGCCATCAGCCCCTTGGCCAAGCGGCACCGGGAGAAGCCGGGCCTCGTGGAGCGCTGGGACCTCTACGCCGGGGGGATGGAGCTTGCCCCCTGTTACTCCGAGCTCAACGACCCCCTGGACCAGAGGGAGCGCTTCCTGGAGCAGGCAAGGCGCCGCAAGGAAGGGGACGAGGAAGCCCCGGAGCCCGACGAGGACTTCCTCCTGGCCCTGGAGTACGGGATGCCTCCGGCGGCGGGCCTGGGCCTCGGGATAGACCGCCTCGCCATGCTCCTCACCGACCAGCCCTCTCTAAGGGACGTCCTCCTCTTCCCCCTCCTCAAGCCCAAGAAGGAGGCGGTGGAAGGAGGGGTTTAG
- a CDS encoding type II toxin-antitoxin system VapC family toxin, with amino-acid sequence MTSAWVLDASVAVAAATGHPLREHAQRLLRRAVVEERPLFVPRLFAAEVASALRRASFHGALTQEAAERALDLLLKLPWIYAKDEELALPALRWASKLGQARAYDAFYVALAERKRALLWTADARLVQGLRALGFPRVKGLEEA; translated from the coding sequence ATGACGAGCGCCTGGGTCCTTGACGCTTCCGTGGCCGTGGCCGCGGCCACGGGCCATCCCTTGCGGGAACATGCCCAGAGGCTCCTCCGGCGGGCCGTGGTGGAGGAGAGGCCCCTCTTCGTCCCCCGGCTCTTCGCCGCCGAGGTGGCCTCGGCCCTTCGGCGGGCCTCCTTCCACGGCGCCTTGACCCAGGAGGCCGCGGAAAGGGCCTTGGACCTGCTTCTCAAACTCCCCTGGATCTATGCCAAAGACGAGGAACTTGCCCTCCCCGCCCTGCGCTGGGCATCTAAGCTGGGCCAGGCGCGGGCCTACGATGCCTTCTATGTGGCCCTGGCCGAGAGGAAGAGGGCCCTCCTCTGGACGGCCGATGCCCGTTTGGTCCAAGGCCTAAGGGCGTTGGGCTTCCCCAGGGTCAAAGGTCTAGAGGAAGCATGA
- a CDS encoding GreA/GreB family elongation factor yields the protein MAREVKLTKAGYERLMQQLERERERLQEATKILQELMESSDDYDDSGLEAAKQEKARIEARIDSLEDILSRAVILEEGSGEVIGLGSVVELEDPLSGERLSVQVVSPAEANVLDTPMKISDASPMGKALLGHRVGDVLSLDTPKGKREFRVVAIHG from the coding sequence ATGGCGCGCGAGGTGAAGCTTACCAAGGCCGGCTACGAGCGGCTCATGCAGCAGCTGGAGCGCGAGCGGGAGCGCCTGCAGGAGGCCACCAAGATCCTGCAGGAGCTGATGGAGTCCAGCGACGACTACGACGACTCGGGCCTCGAGGCGGCCAAGCAGGAGAAGGCCCGGATTGAGGCCCGGATTGACTCCCTGGAGGACATCCTCTCCCGGGCCGTGATCCTGGAGGAGGGAAGCGGGGAGGTCATCGGCCTGGGCTCGGTGGTGGAGCTGGAAGACCCCCTTTCCGGGGAGCGGCTTTCCGTCCAGGTGGTCTCTCCGGCGGAGGCCAACGTCCTGGACACGCCCATGAAGATCTCCGACGCCTCGCCCATGGGCAAGGCCCTTTTGGGCCACCGGGTGGGGGACGTGCTCTCCCTGGACACCCCCAAGGGCAAGCGGGAGTTCCGGGTGGTGGCCATCCACGGTTGA
- a CDS encoding PhoH family protein, protein MARNPEEAQRVVIPLGSEEALAFLGQADRNLKRLRSLFRTYLGDEVRLVSRGEQVEVLGPPEAVEKAERALRDLLALLRQGAELDEATLEQAVRLAAEGEGLYQATEPELELQLPGRLRPKTPGQKRYVEAIARHDITFGIGPAGTGKTYLAVAMAVSHLRARRVKRIVLTRPAVEAGEKLGFLPGDIQAKVDPYLRPLYDALFDMIDAERFEQYLQSGIIEVAPLAFMRGRTLNDAFIILDEAQNTTPEQMKMFLTRMGFSSKMVITGDVTQIDLPKHQRSGLVEAVRILKGIEGIAFVYFKESDVVRHPLVARIIKAYEEAERGGGGAQ, encoded by the coding sequence ATGGCACGAAATCCTGAAGAAGCCCAAAGGGTTGTGATCCCCCTGGGAAGCGAGGAGGCCCTGGCCTTTCTGGGCCAGGCCGACCGCAACCTGAAGCGCTTGCGGAGCCTCTTCCGGACCTACCTGGGGGACGAGGTCCGCCTCGTCTCCCGGGGGGAGCAGGTGGAGGTCTTGGGGCCTCCCGAGGCCGTGGAGAAGGCGGAGAGGGCCCTCCGGGACCTCCTCGCCCTCCTGCGCCAGGGAGCGGAGCTGGACGAGGCCACGCTGGAGCAGGCGGTCCGCCTGGCGGCGGAAGGGGAGGGGCTTTACCAGGCCACCGAGCCCGAGTTGGAGCTCCAGCTCCCGGGCCGCCTGCGCCCCAAAACCCCGGGGCAGAAGCGGTACGTGGAGGCCATCGCCCGGCACGACATCACCTTCGGCATCGGCCCCGCGGGCACGGGGAAGACCTACCTGGCCGTGGCCATGGCCGTGAGCCACCTTCGGGCGCGCCGGGTGAAGCGCATCGTCCTCACCCGCCCGGCGGTGGAGGCGGGAGAGAAGCTGGGCTTTCTGCCGGGGGACATCCAGGCCAAGGTGGACCCCTACCTCAGACCCCTCTACGACGCCCTCTTTGACATGATTGACGCGGAGCGGTTTGAGCAGTACCTGCAGTCGGGGATCATTGAGGTGGCGCCTTTGGCCTTTATGCGTGGAAGAACTTTGAATGATGCCTTCATCATCCTGGACGAGGCCCAGAACACCACCCCAGAACAGATGAAGATGTTCCTCACCCGCATGGGCTTCTCCTCCAAGATGGTCATCACGGGGGACGTGACCCAGATTGACCTGCCCAAGCACCAGCGGTCCGGCCTGGTGGAGGCCGTCCGCATCCTCAAGGGCATAGAGGGGATCGCCTTCGTCTACTTCAAGGAGTCGGACGTGGTGCGCCACCCCCTGGTGGCCCGCATCATCAAGGCCTACGAGGAGGCGGAGCGTGGTGGAGGTGGTGCGCAATAA
- a CDS encoding transposase, which translates to MRQDREHPLYHLDAETLLVAIYVWVDDELKALQAQGFKLPPKQKHQKATLAELLTLAIFVLLQGQDLAKGYLAAKTTLKAYFPSLPHLSRFYRVLQKAQGLLAHLAIRLSGGQGLLQVVDLKPIPLAHGHRIHGLDLPEAAVGVGPLGAFAGYVLMPVMNERGLFFRWAILPGNARETWGRDLLDGLPAVLGDRGFRWVQGVKTPPYRVRGGTVVETGWKEWMGRVRNWIETRFSVMVRSLGLHRIEARSYWGLVARVNLILLVHNLIRSRVLLRMAGVEL; encoded by the coding sequence ATGCGGCAAGATCGTGAGCACCCCCTTTACCATCTTGACGCAGAGACCCTTCTCGTGGCTATCTACGTCTGGGTAGATGACGAACTGAAAGCCCTGCAGGCCCAAGGATTCAAGCTCCCCCCAAAGCAAAAGCACCAGAAGGCCACCCTGGCCGAGCTCTTGACCCTCGCCATCTTCGTCCTGTTGCAAGGCCAGGACCTCGCCAAAGGCTACCTGGCCGCCAAGACCACCCTCAAGGCCTACTTCCCCTCCCTCCCCCACCTCTCCCGCTTCTACCGGGTCCTTCAGAAGGCTCAGGGGTTGTTGGCTCACCTGGCCATAAGGCTCTCCGGAGGGCAAGGTCTTCTGCAGGTGGTGGACCTCAAACCCATCCCCCTGGCCCACGGCCACCGGATTCACGGCTTGGACCTTCCTGAGGCCGCTGTGGGGGTGGGCCCCCTGGGGGCTTTCGCGGGCTACGTTCTCATGCCGGTGATGAACGAGCGCGGCCTCTTTTTTCGTTGGGCTATCCTCCCCGGGAATGCCCGGGAGACCTGGGGGAGGGACCTGCTGGACGGTCTGCCCGCGGTCTTGGGGGACCGGGGCTTTCGCTGGGTCCAGGGGGTCAAGACGCCACCCTATCGGGTCAGGGGAGGAACGGTGGTGGAGACGGGATGGAAAGAGTGGATGGGGAGGGTACGGAACTGGATTGAGACGCGGTTTAGCGTGATGGTGCGGTCTTTGGGGCTTCATCGGATAGAAGCGCGGTCCTACTGGGGGCTGGTGGCCCGGGTGAATCTCATCCTGCTCGTTCACAACCTCATACGTAGCCGGGTGCTTCTCAGGATGGCCGGGGTGGAGCTATGA
- the floA gene encoding flotillin-like protein FloA (flotillin-like protein involved in membrane lipid rafts) produces the protein MEGLGIVFLAAVVLLLVFLFFSFIPVGLWISAWAAGVRVPLLTLVAMRLRRVPPAKIIYPLIKATKAGLDVRLDRLEAHYLAGGNVDRVVDALIAADKAGIKLTFDRAAAIDLAGRDVLEAVRVSVNPKVIQTPMVAAVAKDGIQLLATARVTVRANIDRLVGGAGEETIIARVGEGIVTTIGSANSHKEVLENPDRISKTVLEKGLDAGTAFEILSVDIADVDVGKNIGAQLQIDQAEADKKIAQAKAEERRAMAVAAEQENRALVEAMRAKLVEAQAQVPLALAEALRKGHLGVMDYYRLKNIEADTDMRESISRAAKPEGEE, from the coding sequence ATGGAAGGACTGGGCATCGTTTTCCTGGCGGCGGTCGTCCTGCTTCTCGTCTTCCTCTTCTTCAGCTTCATCCCGGTGGGGCTTTGGATCTCGGCCTGGGCGGCGGGGGTCAGGGTCCCCCTCCTCACCCTGGTGGCCATGCGCCTAAGGCGCGTCCCCCCGGCCAAGATCATCTACCCCCTCATCAAGGCCACCAAGGCGGGGCTGGACGTGAGGCTGGACCGCCTCGAGGCCCACTACCTGGCCGGGGGGAACGTGGACCGGGTGGTGGACGCCCTCATCGCCGCCGACAAGGCGGGGATCAAGCTCACCTTTGACCGGGCGGCGGCCATAGACCTCGCGGGCCGGGACGTCCTGGAGGCGGTGCGGGTCAGCGTGAACCCCAAGGTCATCCAGACCCCCATGGTGGCCGCGGTGGCCAAGGACGGGATCCAGCTCCTCGCCACCGCCCGGGTCACGGTGCGGGCCAACATTGACCGCCTGGTGGGCGGGGCGGGGGAGGAGACGATCATCGCCCGGGTGGGGGAAGGCATCGTCACCACCATCGGCAGCGCCAACTCCCACAAGGAGGTCCTGGAGAACCCCGACCGCATCTCCAAGACCGTGCTGGAAAAGGGCCTGGACGCGGGCACCGCCTTTGAGATCCTCTCCGTGGACATCGCCGACGTGGACGTGGGCAAGAACATCGGCGCCCAGCTCCAGATTGACCAGGCGGAGGCCGACAAGAAGATCGCCCAGGCCAAGGCCGAGGAGCGCCGGGCCATGGCCGTGGCCGCCGAGCAGGAAAACCGCGCCCTGGTGGAGGCCATGCGGGCCAAGCTGGTGGAGGCCCAGGCCCAGGTGCCCCTGGCCCTGGCGGAGGCGTTGAGAAAAGGCCACCTTGGGGTGATGGACTACTACCGCCTGAAGAACATTGAGGCCGACACGGATATGCGGGAGTCCATCAGCCGCGCGGCGAAGCCCGAGGGTGAGGAATGA
- the ybeY gene encoding rRNA maturation RNase YbeY — MVEVVRNKRPPRGLVPRLRRALAALMEELGVGDKGVTVILTGDRRMRALKREWWGEDEATDVLSFPHYEPGDPFVPPHLGDIWISLDTARRQAEARGASLEEEVLVLAAHGLWHLLGHDHREEEDWEGFRRVQERILAL, encoded by the coding sequence GTGGTGGAGGTGGTGCGCAATAAGCGCCCTCCCCGGGGGCTCGTCCCCAGGCTTAGGCGGGCCCTGGCCGCCCTCATGGAGGAGCTCGGCGTGGGGGACAAGGGGGTCACCGTGATCCTCACCGGGGACCGGAGAATGCGGGCCCTGAAGCGGGAGTGGTGGGGGGAGGACGAGGCCACGGACGTCCTCTCCTTCCCCCACTACGAGCCGGGGGACCCCTTCGTTCCCCCCCACCTCGGGGACATCTGGATCAGCCTGGACACCGCGAGGAGGCAGGCCGAGGCCCGGGGGGCCTCCTTGGAAGAGGAGGTCCTGGTCCTCGCCGCCCACGGGCTTTGGCACCTCCTCGGCCACGACCACCGGGAGGAGGAGGATTGGGAGGGGTTCCGCCGCGTCCAAGAGAGGATCCTCGCCCTCTAA
- the aroE gene encoding shikimate dehydrogenase, producing MLRFAVLGHPVAHSLSPAMHAFALESLGLEGRYEAWETPLEALPGRLKEVRRAFRGVNLTLPLKEAALAHLDWASPEAQRIGAVNTVLQVEGRLFGFNTDAPGFLEALKAGGIPLKGPALVLGAGGAGRAVAFALKEAGLEVWVWNRTPKRALALAEEFGLRAVPLERAKEARLLVNATSVGLGDPGATPLPPELLPEEGAAVDLVYRPLWTRFLREAKERGLKVQTGLPMLAWQGALAFRIWTGLLPDPWGMEEAALRALGV from the coding sequence ATGCTGCGCTTCGCCGTGCTGGGCCACCCCGTGGCCCACTCCCTCTCCCCCGCCATGCACGCCTTCGCCCTGGAAAGCCTGGGGCTTGAGGGCAGGTACGAGGCCTGGGAAACCCCCTTGGAGGCCTTGCCCGGGCGCCTAAAGGAGGTGCGTCGGGCCTTCCGGGGGGTCAACCTCACCCTCCCCCTGAAGGAGGCGGCCCTGGCCCACCTGGACTGGGCCTCCCCCGAGGCCCAAAGGATCGGGGCGGTGAACACCGTCCTCCAGGTGGAGGGAAGGCTTTTCGGCTTCAACACCGACGCCCCGGGCTTCCTCGAGGCCCTGAAGGCGGGGGGGATCCCCCTAAAAGGCCCCGCCCTGGTCCTGGGAGCGGGGGGGGCGGGCCGGGCCGTGGCCTTCGCCCTGAAGGAGGCGGGCCTCGAGGTCTGGGTCTGGAACCGCACCCCAAAGCGGGCCCTCGCCCTGGCGGAGGAATTCGGCCTCAGGGCCGTGCCCCTGGAGAGGGCGAAGGAGGCCCGGCTCCTCGTGAACGCCACCAGCGTGGGGCTCGGCGACCCCGGGGCCACCCCCTTGCCGCCGGAACTCCTCCCGGAGGAGGGGGCGGCGGTGGACCTCGTCTACCGCCCCCTCTGGACCCGGTTTCTGCGGGAGGCCAAGGAGCGGGGCCTGAAGGTCCAGACCGGCCTTCCCATGCTCGCCTGGCAGGGGGCTTTGGCCTTCCGCATCTGGACGGGCCTCCTCCCGGACCCCTGGGGGATGGAGGAGGCGGCCCTTAGGGCCTTGGGGGTTTAA
- a CDS encoding cation diffusion facilitator family transporter — protein MAENAARLSLVVALLVLGLKAFAYLLTGSVALLSDALESLVNVAAALAALLALRVARKPPDQNHPFGHTKAEYVSAVLEGVLVVLAAFWIAKEALPRLLHPVPLEGLGLGLGVSLLASLLNGLLAYHLLKEGRRHRSPALAADGYHVLSDVLTTLGVVLGVGLAGLTGLWVLDPLLALAVAVQILFLGYRIVRDSVGGLMDEGLPPEEVERIRAFLQERIRGRALEVHDLRTRRAGPRSFLEFHLVVRGDTPVEEAHRLCDELEGALAQAFPGLQATIHVEPEGERKRVNP, from the coding sequence ATGGCCGAAAACGCCGCCCGGTTGAGCCTCGTCGTCGCCCTCCTCGTCTTGGGGCTCAAGGCCTTCGCCTACCTTCTCACGGGTTCGGTGGCCCTGCTCTCGGACGCCCTCGAGTCCCTGGTGAACGTGGCCGCGGCCCTCGCCGCCCTTCTCGCCCTCCGGGTCGCCCGCAAACCGCCGGACCAGAACCACCCTTTCGGCCACACCAAGGCCGAGTACGTTTCCGCCGTCCTGGAAGGGGTGCTGGTGGTCTTGGCCGCCTTTTGGATCGCCAAGGAGGCCCTGCCCCGCCTCCTCCACCCCGTGCCCCTCGAGGGCTTGGGCTTGGGGCTTGGGGTGAGCCTCCTCGCCTCCCTCCTCAACGGCCTCCTGGCCTACCACCTCCTCAAGGAGGGCCGCCGCCACCGCTCCCCCGCCCTCGCCGCCGACGGGTACCACGTCCTCTCCGACGTCCTTACCACCTTGGGGGTGGTCCTGGGCGTGGGCCTCGCCGGGCTCACGGGCCTTTGGGTCTTGGACCCCCTCCTCGCCCTCGCGGTGGCGGTCCAGATCCTCTTCCTGGGCTACCGCATCGTGCGGGACTCCGTGGGGGGGCTTATGGACGAGGGCCTTCCCCCGGAGGAGGTGGAGCGCATCCGCGCCTTCCTTCAGGAGCGCATCCGGGGCCGGGCCCTCGAGGTGCACGACCTCAGAACCCGAAGGGCCGGTCCCAGGAGCTTCCTGGAGTTCCACCTCGTGGTGCGGGGGGACACCCCCGTGGAGGAGGCCCACCGCCTCTGCGACGAGCTGGAAGGGGCCCTGGCCCAGGCCTTTCCCGGCCTGCAGGCCACCATCCACGTGGAGCCCGAGGGCGAGCGGAAGCGGGTAAACCCCTAA
- a CDS encoding NfeD family protein: MKRLWALILLLLPLALGKTYLVPIQGEIDPALAVFVEQALARAEREGASGVAFLIDTPGGRVDAAIRISDRILQTPLPTLAIVQNAFSAGALIALSCRQIVMLPGSEIGAALPVVALPFQEPQAADQKVISALKGKFRAVAEARGRPVELAEAMVDPNLEVPGLSAKGEPLTLSADKAVELKVADLKAASLSEALQAAGFSPEVERLAPGPRVQVARFLTSSTVAGLLLALGLLLLLVELFTPGFGVAGALGLAFLALYFAGGWLAGLSGAFELLLFLLGVALLLVEVFLFPGFGIAGVLGVGSILASVYFTFGENALLVLSVAVIALGLGLVLVFRYLPRTRPAQALVLESAIQGHATEEAVEVGAVGTALTDLRPGGVARFGAKRVDVVANRGFIPKGTPVRVVEVRGITVVVEPLEE, encoded by the coding sequence GTGAAAAGGCTTTGGGCTTTGATCCTCCTCCTCCTCCCCCTGGCCCTGGGGAAGACCTACCTCGTGCCCATACAAGGGGAGATTGATCCCGCCTTGGCGGTCTTCGTGGAGCAGGCCCTCGCCCGGGCGGAGCGGGAAGGGGCGAGCGGCGTGGCCTTCCTCATAGACACCCCGGGAGGGCGGGTGGACGCGGCCATCCGCATCTCCGACCGCATCCTCCAGACCCCCCTCCCCACCCTGGCCATCGTCCAGAACGCCTTCTCCGCCGGGGCCCTCATCGCCCTCTCCTGCCGCCAGATCGTCATGCTCCCGGGCTCGGAGATCGGGGCCGCCCTCCCCGTGGTGGCCCTGCCCTTCCAGGAGCCCCAGGCCGCGGACCAAAAGGTGATCTCCGCCCTCAAGGGGAAGTTCCGGGCCGTGGCCGAGGCCCGGGGGCGGCCCGTGGAGCTCGCCGAGGCCATGGTGGACCCGAACCTCGAGGTCCCCGGCCTTTCCGCCAAGGGGGAGCCCTTGACCCTCTCCGCCGACAAGGCGGTGGAGCTCAAGGTGGCCGACCTCAAGGCGGCGAGCCTCTCCGAGGCCCTTCAGGCCGCGGGCTTCAGCCCTGAGGTGGAGCGGCTCGCCCCGGGCCCCCGCGTCCAGGTGGCCCGCTTTCTCACGAGCTCCACCGTGGCGGGCCTCCTCCTCGCCTTGGGGCTTCTCCTCCTTCTGGTGGAGCTCTTCACCCCGGGGTTTGGGGTGGCGGGGGCCCTGGGGCTGGCCTTCCTCGCCCTCTACTTCGCCGGGGGGTGGCTTGCGGGGCTTTCCGGAGCCTTTGAGCTCCTCCTCTTCCTCCTCGGGGTCGCCCTCCTCCTCGTGGAGGTCTTCCTCTTCCCGGGCTTCGGCATCGCCGGGGTCTTGGGGGTGGGGAGCATCCTGGCCTCCGTCTACTTCACCTTCGGGGAGAACGCCCTCCTCGTCCTCTCCGTGGCCGTGATCGCCTTGGGGCTCGGCCTGGTGCTGGTCTTCCGCTACCTCCCGCGGACGAGGCCCGCCCAGGCCTTGGTCCTGGAAAGCGCCATCCAGGGGCACGCCACCGAGGAGGCGGTGGAGGTGGGGGCGGTGGGGACCGCCCTCACGGACCTAAGGCCCGGGGGCGTGGCCCGCTTCGGGGCCAAGCGGGTGGACGTGGTGGCGAACCGGGGGTTCATCCCCAAGGGGACCCCGGTGCGCGTGGTGGAGGTCCGGGGCATAACGGTCGTGGTGGAACCGTTGGAGGAGTAG